In Musa acuminata AAA Group cultivar baxijiao chromosome BXJ2-10, Cavendish_Baxijiao_AAA, whole genome shotgun sequence, a genomic segment contains:
- the LOC135625570 gene encoding plasma membrane ATPase-like, whose amino-acid sequence MDGDKASSLEDLRNEAVDLERIPIEEVFEQLRCTKEGLTSEEGANRIQIFGQNKLEEKKESKVLKFLGFMWNPLSWVMEMAAIMAIALANGGGKPPDWEDFVGIVILLVINSTISFIEENNAGNAAAALMARLAPKTKVLRDGTWCEQDAAILVPGDIISIKLGDIIPADARLLEGDPLKIDQSALTGESLPVTKNPGDEVYSGSTCKQGEIEAVVIATGVHSFFGKAAHLVDSTNQVGHFQKVLTSIGNFCICSIAIGIVIEIIVMYPIQHRSYRDGIDNLLVLLIGGIPIAMPTVLSVTMAIGSHKLSQQGAITKRMTAIEEMAGMDVLCSDKTGTLTLNKLSVDKSLIEVFAKGVDKDHVVLLAARASRTENQDAIDAAMVGMLSDPKEARAGIREVHFFPFNPVDKRTALTYVDEDDNWHRVSKGAPEQIMNLCNCKEDVRKRVHTVIDKFAERGLRSLGVARQEVPERSKESHGGPWQFVGLLPLFDPPRHDSAETIRKALDLGVNVKMITGDQLAIAKETGRRLGMGTNMYPSSSLLGQHKDETLAALPVDELIEKADGFAGVFPEHKYEIVRKLQERKHICGMTGDGVNDAPALKKADIGIAVSDATDAARSASDIVLTEPGLSVIISAVLTSRAIFQRMKNYTIYAVSITIRIVLGFMLIALIWKFDFSPFMVLIIAILNDGTIMTISKDRVKPSPLPDSWKLKEIFATGIVLGTYLALMTVLFFWAMKETDFFSDKFHVRSLRERDHEMMAALYLQVSIISQALIFVTRSRSWSFLERPGLLLCGAFVVAQLVATLIAVYANWGFAKIKGCGWGWAGIIWLYSFITFIPLDWIKFSIRYILSGKAWDSLFERRTAFTTKKDYGREEREAQWAIAQRTLHGLQPPETTNLFSDKSSYRELSEIAEKAKRRAEIARLRELHTLKGHVESVVKLKGLDIDSIQQHYTV is encoded by the exons ATGGACGGAGACAAAGCTTCCAGCTTGGAGGACCTCAGGAACGAGGCTGTTGATCTG GAAAGAATTCCCATAGAAGAAGTGTTCGAGCAGCTCCGATGTACCAAAGAGGGTCTGACGTCGGAGGAGGGAGCCAACCGGATTCAGATCTTTGGGCAAAACAAGCTCGAAGAGAAGAAG GAAAGCAAAGTCCTCAAGTTTCTCGGGTTCATGTGGAACCCCCTCTCGTGGGTCATGGAGATGGCCGCCATCATGGCCATTGCCCTCGCCAACGGTGGAGGGAAGCCCCCGGACTGGGAAGACTTCGTCGGAATTGTCATTCTGCTGGTCATCAACTCCACCATATCCTTCATCGAAGAGAACAACGCCGGGAACGCCGCCGCTGCTCTCATGGCTCGTCTGGCTCCGAAAACAAAG GTGCTCAGAGATGGCACCTGGTGCGAGCAGGACGCCGCAATTCTGGTGCCCGGAGACATCATCAGCATCAAACTGGGAGATATCATCCCGGCCGACGCGCGCCTGCTCGAGGGAGACCCGTTGAAGATCGATCAGTCTGCTCTCACCGGAGAATCCCTCCCCGTCACGAAGAATCCCGGAGACGAGGTGTACTCCGGTTCAACTTGCAAGCAAGGCGAGATTGAGGCCGTCGTCATTGCCACCGGCGTGCACTCCTTCTTCGGCAAGGCAGCTCACCTGGTGGACAGCACCAACCAGGTCGGCCACTTCCAAAAGGTCCTGACATCCATCGGAAACTTCTGCATCTGCTCCATCGCGATCGGCATCGTCATCGAGATCATCGTCATGTACCCGATCCAGCACAGGTCGTACCGGGATGGGATCGACAACCTGTTGGTCCTCCTGATCGGAGGAATTCCGATCGCCATGCCCACCGTCTTGTCCGTCACCATGGCCATCGGGTCGCATAAGCTGTCCCAACAAGGCGCCATCACAAAGAGGATGACTGCCATCGAGGAAATGGCTGGAATGGATGTCCTCTGCAGCGACAAAACCGGCACGCTCACCCTCAACAAGCTCAGCGTCGACAAGAGCCTGATCGAAGTGTTCGCGAAAGGTGTCGATAAAGATCACGTGGTCTTACTGGCCGCGAGAGCGTCGAGGACGGAGAATCAGGACGCCATCGATGCTGCCATGGTCGGCATGCTTTCAGACCCAAAGGAG GCAAGAGCAGGAATCCGGGAAGTGCACTTCTTTCCCTTCaatcctgttgacaagagaacagcGCTGACTTACGTTGATGAGGACGACAATTGGCATCGTGTCAGCAAAGGCGCTCCTGAGCAG ATCATGAACCTCTGCAACTGCAAGGAGGACGTCCGGAAAAGAGTTCACACGGTGATCGACAAGTTCGCAGAACGCGGGCTTCGATCGTTGGGCGTGGCAAGACAG GAAGTCCCTGAGAGGAGCAAAGAGAGTCATGGTGGCCCATGGCAATTCGTCGGCTTACTGCCTCTCTTCGATCCCCCGAGGCATGACAGCGCCGAGACCATTCGGAAGGCTCTCGACCTCGGCGTCAACGTGAAGATGATCACTG GTGATCAACTAGCGATAGCGAAGGAGACAGGGCGAAGGCTTGGGATGGGCACCAACATGTATCCTTCCTCTTCACTGCTCGGGCAGCACAAGGATGAGACGCTCGCTGCACTTCCGGTGGACGAATTGATCGAGAAGGCTGATGGATTTGCAGGAGTTTTCCCAG AGCACAAGTACGAAATCGTGAGGAAGTTGCAAGAAAGGAAGCACATATGTGGGATGACAGGAGACGGCGTGAACGATGCTCCGGCCCTGAAGAAGGCTGACATAGGTATCGCGGTTTCTGATGCCACGGATGCAGCAAGAAGTGCTTCCGACATCGTTCTTACTGAACCTGGCCTCAGTGTCATCATCAGTGCAGTTCTCACCAGCAGAGCCATCTTCCAGAGGATGAAGAACTATACG ATCTACGCTGTTTCGATTACCATTCGTATCGTA CTTGGTTTCATGCTTATTGCGCTGATATGGAAATTCGACTTCTCCCCCTTCATGGTTCTGATCATTGCCATACTGAATGACG GAACCATCATGACGATCTCTAAAGACCGTGTGAAGCCATCTCCATTGCCGGACAGTTGGAAGCTGAAAGAGATATTTGCCACCGGCATCGTGCTGGGGACTTACTTGGCCTTGATGACTGTCCTCTTCTTCTGGGCCATGAAAGAGACCGACTTCTTCTCG GATAAGTTCCATGTTCGATcgctgagagagagagaccacGAGATGATGGCGGCTCTGTACCTGCAAGTCAGCATCATCAGCCAGGCCCTCATCTTTGTCACCCGCTCTCGCAGTTGGTCCTTCCTCGAGCGCCCCGGACTTCTACTGTGCGGTGCCTTTGTGGTAGCTCAACTG GTTGCGACTCTGATAGCTGTTTACGCCAACTGGGGCTTTGCAAAGATCAAAGGCTGTGGGTGGGGATGGGCGGGAATCATATGGCTCTACAGCTTCATCACCTTCATCCCACTCGACTGGATTAAGTTCTCGATACGCTACATTCTAAGTGGAAAGGCCTGGGACTCCCTGTTTGAGCGGAGG ACTGCCTTCACCACGAAGAAGGATTATGGAAGAGAGGAGAGGGAAGCTCAGTGGGCAATCGCTCAGCGAACACTGCACGGCCTCCAGCCTCCTGAGACGACAAACCTATTCTCCGACAAGAGCAGCTACCGCGAGCTCTCCGAGATCGCTGAGAAGGCCAAACGACGAGCTGAGATCGCGAG GCTGAGAGAGCTGCACACTCTCAAAGGTCATGTGGAATCAGTGGTCAAGTTGAAGGGGCTTGACATCGACTCCATCCAACAGCATTACACGGTTTAG
- the LOC135625571 gene encoding uncharacterized protein LOC135625571 encodes MAARTIRRRLHHGDIDGKRNEYSDSSGFDALNEPLLGNNNHGGHYNYKGCDDGGEQDWDDKKKEINLHWTRLFANLIAQWSQWLANIILGSGSVLGRFLPISSIASNEQDDPICLCPLQEERYRNLRLRVEVQFDGSRMDHQDALKQLWHLAYPDREIPPLKSELWKEMGWQGCDPSTDFRGGGYISLENLIYFAKNYPNSFQTLLHKTEGRRADWEYPFAVAGVNISFMLIQMLDLQSVLPSSKAGVRFLELLGEDEKAFDNLYCIAFRMLDAQWLAKRASYMEFNEVLKSTRNQLERELALEDITCVKDLPAYNMLM; translated from the exons ATGGCAGCAAGAACCATTAGAAGGCGGCTCCATCATGGAGATATTGACGGGAAGAGAAATGAGTATTCAGACTCATCAGGATTTGATGCCCTAAATGAACCTTTGCTTGGGAATAACAACCATGGAGGCCACTATAACTATAAG GGATGTGATGATGGAGGTGAACAAGATTGGGATGACAAAAAGAAGGAAATAAACCTTCACTGGACACGTCTTTTCGCCAATTTGATTGCTCAATGGTCTCAGTGGTTAG CAAATATTATCCTTGGCTCTGGGTCGGTTTTAGGAAGGTTCTTACCTATCTCTTCCATCGCTTCAAATGAACAAGATGACCCAATTTGTCTTTGTCCCTTGCAG GAAGAACGGTACAGAAATTTGCGGCTGAGGGTGGAGGTCCAGTTTGATGGTTCTCGAATGGATCATCAA GATGCCCTGAAACAGCTATGGCATCTAGCCTATCCTGATCGAGAAATTCCTCCTCTTAAATCTGAATTATGGAAGGAAATGGGTTGGCAAGGGTGTGACCCATCAACAGATTTCAG GGGTGGTGGATATATATCATTGGAAAACCTCATCTATTTTGCCAAAAACTACCCG AATTCATTCCAAACTCTGTTACACAAAACAGAAGGTAGAAGGGCTGATTGGGAATATCCTTTTGCCGTAGCCGGTGTTAATATATCATTCATGTTGATACAGATGCTAGACTTGCAATCAG TCTTGCCATCTTCTAAAGCAGGAGTTCGGTTCCTGGAACTGCTTGGGGAAGATGAAAAAGCATTTGATAACCTCTACTGCATAGCTTTTCGCATGCTGGATGCTCAGTGGCTCGCAAAGCGTGCATCTTATATGGAGTTTAAT GAGGTTTTGAAGTCTACAAGAAATCAGTTGGAGCGTGAACTTGCCTTGGAAGACATCACCTGTGTAAAGGACTTGCCGGCTTACAACATGTTGATGTGA